Within Montipora foliosa isolate CH-2021 chromosome 3, ASM3666993v2, whole genome shotgun sequence, the genomic segment CAAGTTGTCCTTCTCGCCTCAATACCCTTGCTCACCCGTTTCACCTTGTTCCAAATCAAACTAGCACTAAAGCTAAGTCGCCAGTTGTGTACACAAGGCGACGTTCACCGATTAAACACCTCTAATTTATGTGCCGGCCAGATTCCTTTTTTCTACTGTGGTAAGCAAATTAGAATATCAAAGAAATCTTCGTAAACAATGAGCGTATTAACAGGCAATTCAATCCTTGCAGTTTGCCTCTACCCTTTCAAAAGTTATCTTCCACTTCACCATCATCATCAGAGTCAGAATTTATTACTGTACCATAACAAGCAATAATTTGATGGTATTACAGGTCACGAGTAATGATGTAGTCTTTGCGTGACCAGACGTGAGACCGCTGgacactatatatatatatatattatacaaAAGTCTGACAAAAGTCGAAACAAGTAAACATAGCCGCGACGAGGCAATAATGGAACTATCAGCCCCGTTTCTTGTCGCATACTGGCCGTACTTAGCGTCGATATTGGTAGGATTTCTTCTTACTCAGATCATTACGCGATTTTATCAGCCAAAGAAACTCAGCTACACTGTTGACGTCGATCCCTTACAAGATAGTGACCAGACCACCATTCCTCCAAACGACCCCGCAAACTTTAGTGTCGTTGGAGAACGCGAGCCAGACCACATGCCTTATCCATGGTTCGGCGATCGCTTATCCGAGAAAGAAATGAAGAAGAAATCAGCGGAATTTTTCGAAAAGATGGACAGGCGACGGACCGTTCGGAAAATTAGTGAGGAAGATATCCCCTTGGAGGTTGTAGAAAACATCATCAAAACGGCAGGTAAAAGAAAACATcctgtggtagcaaataaaaaaaaaaaaaagaaaagaaaaaacaaaggaaaaaaaaattcaatttctaCCCAAATAATCATTTTGAATCGCTTCAAAGAGCTACTGTAGTTTCATCTACGATTCTTGGGccctgataaaaaaaaattcttgcactttaaccctttccccCTTAAATGTCTATAGTAATAGTTGTCCAACCATTATAGGCCTCTGAAAATTGTTTTGCCCTTAGCAGTAAGGCTTAGCCTAGTAAATTGACAGAGAACTAATGCCCTGCCATACcatttttacttttaaatgaTCTGTAGGTGTAGGTCCAAACAGATGTGGTATGGTTTAAATTCACAGGAACAATCACTGGGTACAAACAGTTGCAAATTTtgtttgatattcaaattttccaACCACCTAACAAAAGAAGTCACATCTCTGGTTGGCAAATTATAACTGCAATAATAACATGATaaagataaaaaattaaaaaaacaaaacaaataataataataattattattattagacaaTGATAAATGAAAGTTAACTGTTAAATTTGAGCACTGTGAACTTGCATTACACTTTTCAACCACCTCCAACATAATTTTTTCAGCAGAGTTGAGATAAAGGGCCTGTATGGAGGGCTATTCCTTAGGGAAAGTGCAGGACCTATTATTCTGCTAGACATTAGATTTCCCTtgcatttttcaatttcaataccTTGCAAAAGGGCTATATTGAAATGAGAGCCATGTGGTTTGTTTTAAAAGGAACATCACCAAGTGGCGCACACACCGAACCATGGACATTTGTGGTTGTCAGAGACCAATCACTAAAGAAGGAAATCCGTGCAATTGTGGAAGAAGAGGAATATCTTAATTATGCTAAACGAATGGGAGAAAAGTGGGTCAAAGATATAGAATTCACAAAGACAACATGGGCAAAGCCATATCTAAACAGTGCACCTTATCTAATTCTTGTGTTTAAGCAAGTTTATGGATTACGGGAAGATGGCAGCAAGTTAACACATTATTACAATGAAATGAGTGTGTGCATTTCTGTTGGACTTCTTCTGGCAGCCATTCAGGTATTTTCTAGAGAGTTAACCTGTCCTGAGTACAACAATTACTGGCTGATTTAGTGGGCCTGATATTCTTAACAGCACCCCCACTTCCCCACCTGCTAAATGCCATTAaaaatcccccctccccccccccccctttaatTCTGTTGATTCATTTCATGACATACAAAAAACTTTTGCATGCCTTATTTTCATCATAAGTCCATGCAGTAAGTGACAACACTTCACTTTTCACATTTCAGTTAATGACCCTTCTTTGGACTGAAGAGGAAATATGTAGGTCGTTAAAACTCAGTTACGAAAAGGTTTGATTTTAGTGACTGGTGACATACAGTGCGTGTAGTGAATTGAACCCAATGACTCCTAAACTGGCCGTAACTAAAGGCAACCGCGTGTGATGACCCCTGAATTTCCTAAACGGGCTGTAAATATGGCGTATATAATGACTTGTGCAGAAAGATGTGTGCAAGATGATTTTTATATTAGCACCACTAGATGTCCTCAAATACTCCTCTCTTTGAATTTAACATCCCTTGTGACAGGAAATTCTGGCAGTAAAATTGGGAAAATGTCCCCCTACACTTGACTCTCCAAGTTCACTCACCATTACAAAAAGTTTTAACTCTTACAGGAGGATTGAAAGGGTTTCCCCACAGGTACATGTAACATTGGGTTTCCAATGGATAAGGATTACAATATTGTTGACCCTTTCAGTAGGCAAGCATTTAGATATTAACTGATACTATTGTCAGCCAATTTTTAAGGGTCTCTGAGTTCTCGACTGAAGCCATGTCAATGATACAACTGCTCCTAATTGAAAGTACCCTGGCTCTAAAATCCAGCTTTTCGAAAATTATAGCTTAAaagctaataataattattagtaagaagaggtaaattttaaatttcttaaaacTCATTAATTTATCTGGCCTACCATGTAGTGTGAGAAAAATTTCATAACAGTACTTGAGTCATTTTTGAAAACGCTGTCGaaagatgaaaacaaaattccACCAGATAATTTTACTTCAAATTTCCTTTAAGAATGTGAAATCGTACTTGTAAGCAAAACAACATGGTGCCTGtcaccaataatattattttgcaaGCCAAGTTACCGGTAAGAGACATTGCCCAACATTTCTAACAATTACATACAACATTTTTTGGGGTCACATTTTCTTCAagaccctttcgagcctccttaaatatAATGTAAAATCTACAGTTAGTTCATGCTTcattagacttaaagggacactttgttaTGTATATATGAAAACTGAGCATTATTATACAAACCCTAAACTGTCAATATAATTTTATCAGGACTAAAAGCAAACATTTCATCTAATATTCCAGAATGCTGGATTGGTTACAGTGACCTCAACACCTATGAATGCTGGACCTCGTTTGCGAGATTTGCTGGGAAGAAAAGTCAATGAAAAGCTGATTCTACTTCTTCCTGTTGGTTACCCTGCAGATGATGCAACAGTACCATGCATCAAAAGAAAACCACTTAGTGATATTATGGTTTTGAAATGAATTGTATGTGCATGGCTTTGATTGCTTTATTTCTGCAAGGTATTAGTTTCCTAGGTCATTGTCAATTGAGGAAACTATGAACACCCTACAAGACTTTGGAAAGTAGATTATGCATAGTGACTGACTAGCTGTTTACTGTTTAGGTTCTTTTACCTCATGTTAAATATGACATAAAAGGACTCAAAAAAATTCCTGAAATATTTCAGTGAGTGACCTGCTATTCATCTGAAATTCGTGAACATTAGTTACAGTCACTGGTCCATCCACTGTCGTAAGATGTCTGCCAAACACCCAATTAAAAAATAGGCAcacattgcgtacgtgtggtagtgcaataacttgacacagtgctttattccataactgtcaactgagctgcgttttgttttccagtaTAGTCAATTTGTCTTTGCATAATAgttagctctaatagtacacaatattgtttagGTATCATAAATCATTATTACAATtgatacattggtgtcaccagctctagtttgattggctataagcatgcagctaattcttgcttgctctgtttctcttacgtcatacctacagacaatagattttatacaTGAAGAATTGAGGTCATACCTACAggcaatagttttatgcatgcagaagtgatgtcgcctaacacactaaccagcagagaagaggaaagaagactctgccaccCGCACAAACATTATTTGATTTGctgctcatccaaagaaatgaatGAGTCAGTCCTCTCCTTTACAAGTGTAGCTCAGGAGTAattgcataataaaacaattattggattcggtttttgcatgatagcgataattatcaaggcctcagtttgtgttatccgccttcGGCTTTGGCAGACAACACAAACTTTTGCGCTCagttgataattatcgctatcatgctcaacctcatacAATAATTGTGCCATCATGATGGTAAATGTcttagccccttgagaagattAATCACGTAACATTCAATTTGGCTTTgaggctgacatgaagttcccttcaacttcttttttacAGAAAATTTAATtgagcgtgtactctgagcgtctgacagcttcccaaataaaaaaaaaatcatttaagcTAACCCTGTCCGGTggggttagtgtctggatgTGAGACCTCAAAGTATACGACTTGCTGTCAGAAACACAGGACCGAAAATTCTGTTTTAACGCTCACAAATGCCAGCCAAGCAAGGTACGGATTTTGTTAGCATGCTTTATGCAGGGCATAACATTTCGATCAAAATCAATCATTGAAAACGTAGTCGATAAGTTGATAATACTTAATATTTTTCAATAATTGTCAATCGACAAGTTAAATCTGTGATAAAAGTTGATAATCACAAGATTATGAATCGGCTGCAGAATTGATGGAAGTGAAACAGCTTCACAGTAAATCCATATCGAAAGAAAGTTAAGGAAAGTATATAATGGGTCCCCTCCTATTTATTTTACACATGTCTGTGAATGCAGACATTCCTAGTTTTCTATCAAGCCCTACACTGAGTCATATTTGCAGATGATGAGGTCCATGAAAGCACTTCACCCACTTCAACATCCAATTTAGTGCAAGAAAGCTCGGTGCAAGTCTACGAATGGTGCCGCTTACAAGCAATTACAACAAGTACAGGCACATAAGCACCTTGGAGTACTTCTGTTGGAAGATCTATCATGGAAGTCACACATATTTGCTGTTGTTGCAAAATCAAACAGGTTGCTTGGATTACTTTAATAAACAGACTTTTGAGAAGAAGTCAGAAGCTTTGGATGTTGGTTATAAAGAGATGGTGCACCCAATACTCGACGACGAGTATGTATGTCAAGTGTAGAATCCCCATCAAACATATGAGCTAATTCAAAAATTGGAACATGTCCAACGCAATGTAACTAGATGGGTTCTTGGAAAAGACATCTCATATGAACAAAGAAACAAGCCCCTCAAGCtgcaaggtctcggtaaaggaaaatgaggtgtctGTGTCTGAAATTGTTGCGCCACTATTTTttgtatagggtcaaactatatcatattaaagctaatagatcgaattatttgaataaagttttagtttttcgGTATTTAATATCGCCTTTTTATAGTTTTGCCTTTacttttgaggcctcaaactcagaatAAACGAGTCTGCTGCAGGAGCTCAGTCCTGCCCCTTCACTTTATTGCGAAAATAGCTGCACTTTGTTGCATCCAGCTTCCTACAAACTGTCTTtcaatattttatttacttttgcatcacaTTTGCTTTTGAGATAGGTGCCCAGTCCCttgacaaatttgaaaaaaaaatggtccCAGTTGTCTTTCTTTGGaatgaagatgatgaaaggtATGCATGAATTTAAATAGATGTAATACATGCTATGCAAGTAACATTGTAATGCACAAAGTGATTAATATCAGTAAGGTATTATGTATCTGCTCCCTGTAATAGTGGTAgtaatacatacatgtagtagtggtagtggtagtactACTACCGGTACCACTACCAGTAGCTACTACCACTACAGGTACAGTAGTACCACTACTGTAGCTGCTATAGTCTGCTGCtattactactattactactactagtactaaAACTACATGTAGTACTGTGACtctgtacatgtagcttaaatgaaaaaaataaaaataaataatgaaaagttGTTGAAGAATAGTACACTGTAGTTTTAGCATACAGCAATACCACCCTTGGTGAAAATTAACCTTGTATGAGACTCAGTACATTTAACAACTATATTTAGTTATGCTAAATAAAGTTGTCATAAATAATGATAACAGCCAACATGTGGTTGGATCCCTTGTCTGCAATCATGCTTGAAAGCATGAGTCATGAATAATCAAAACAAGGATTGGTCGAGTTCGTAAGCCATTAGCGATAAACTACGAGTTACAGAAAAGCATTATTTCAGTtgttagcctgcgaacgcagacgtatttccggcgatCGTTCTCCCCCCctatttttcgggggagagaaacgaccacCGGAAATATGTCTGTGTTCGCTGGCTATTTAGTTGTCAGGTATTTGGTCTGTATAGTGTGGGCATCTCAGGATCAAGCACTCAAATGTTCAGTTTCATATGGCCAAATAATTCTTAGAATCCTGAAGTGAAggattgtttttattgtttatcTTGTTGTGCTGGACAAGTGGTTCCTGTGATGCGTCTCTGAACACCGTTGAGGAGCTAGGACAGTGATTATTTCTTGAAAAACAGGTTGAACTGCAGGTAATCCACAAGCGAAAGTTCCAAAGgcatttttcagtaaaaagaaagaagaggagAAAGTTGGCAAACCCAGGAGCATTGTCTCCTATACCCTGTAACAATAAAGACAACCACTTAATCAGTTGGCCTGTTGCTTTTTCAGTGTGTCTGCCCAACAGTCTGAGTCACTCCGTTAGTCACTGGAGACACTCTGGGTGGGTCTATTGGTAAGCAGTCAGCAAGTTAGTCAATGACTGGTGATACATCAGTTAAATAGTCGTTTTCAGTTGGGTCAGTCAGCGAGTCTGTTAGTAGGGCAGCAGGGGCGAATCCAGGGaagggggaaaggggggggggtggggggtgggtgGTGGTGAATAGAACCATGCTAGGCACTCCCTATTTTTtggctcctttttttttctttatatctGCTTTTTATTGTTTAGAGTATTTATATTTCTGCTGAAACAGGTACTGTTTACCTGACAGGAACATTTTATTAAAGTCAAAATGGCAGCAGCCTAAACTATCTTGACTTTTGTCAGAGTATATACTTTGATTCTTTCAATTCCCACCACTGGGCAGTCGATTAATTTGGAAACATCAAGAAAGGCAAATTAAACATACTAACTTTGAACACTCTGGAAGAGTGAACTAGCTGTTAAAACTTGGTAAAGATTATTATCAAGATTGTTTTGATGAGTTTGGTAAACTTATGTGTCTCTGCCATCATGTTTTCTTTAatgcaataaaattttaaaatactgaCCTGCAAAATAAGCAGCAAATCACTTGACTGGTATTCTGGTCCCTTTGCAACCAACAGGAAAAATCTTATGGTCCCCCACATACGTAATAACACAAATATCAAGGGAATGCAAATCAGCTTCCTTTCTACTTTCTGTGCCTGCGTCACATCATTACATGTGAGAAGTCCGGCTCTCTGATGAACCAAAAATATTCAATGTAATCAACTTTGCTGCCAGCGTTATGCATTGAATGCACATTAACCCAGTGAATCTCGACTGCCATGACCGACCCCCAGGATGGGGAAGGGTTCTGCAGGCATCACAATACACAgagtaataatgataaaaacGATACCAGTAAATTTTACACAATCAATGCCCTTTACAATATTGCTGTAGGAATGTACTGAAAAACGGACCCCTGGTCAGACTATGTACCCTCCCTGTGGATTATCCCTACTTAAAAAAAATGGGTTTGAAAGACATTGTCTATGAATTTTTAACTGCCAATAATTACTAATTTGTCAATATGCAACCTTTTTAATTACCGGCAAAcctatttttctgaaaaaaaaaataattatactcTACTCATTAAGTCAGTAATTAAAGTGATGTTAGCAGTTTATTTCTTACCAGTTTTTCAAGCTGTACGTGTGTGTACACTGGTATCAACCATTATCTTTTACTTATCTCTAAACAAAATCCCGAGTCTTCGCATAGACATCAGCCTTCTGTTGTACACTTACTCACAGCTTAAAACTCACTTAGAGTtaaaacatacttgctaaatcCAGGCtatcttctttaattttatggtTTGGAAATTATTTTTGACTAATTAATGCCCTTTTTCCCAAGGTCATAATTTAGGGATTGAAATGAATGTTAATTCACAACCAAAATTTTTAACAACAACATTCCAGAAAAGTGCAAAGATCTTTACTGCAGTTGAATAAATCAAGCTTTGATGTCCATCAGCTAGCTGTCAGATGTCTGACTGTGTTTCTAAATGCCAATATTATTGTTCAGTTTGGTTCAGACTGTAATGAAAGTATTTAAATTCAGGTGTTTACCTCATACATGTAGGAATTTAAGATCAAGAAAATTTACCTGGAATTATTTCCAGTATATTTCAAAGAGCTACCAGAGGAAggcttatatattcaacagTTCTGTATTCTTAAGGTACCTACATGTAAAATCAACTGAGACTTTTTTGTAGGTTAGTCTTTGTAAATTAGGGATTGTCCACAAGGCTTTACAGTGACACTAGGGATCTCTCCTAGACTAAGTCTTCATAAACAGTAAGTGGATTGTTTCACATCCCACAACAATTACTTTTTAAGGGTCAGTGTTAATGGGCAGGGGGTTGAATCTGCCCTTATCCCACAGCTTGTGGTGGCTCAGGTTTGTGATCAAACAAAACAGGACAATTTGTAGTCTGGATCAGTCAAAGTGGACGTCATTCAACAATCCAGTTGCAACAAATAGACGTCCAGGAATGCCCCACAAATTTGGACTAAAAACAATACATGCCTGTACACTGGCCATTGTGTACCTGCCAATAATGTGCCAATAATGATTTACTGTAAGTTAATCTCCCCTTCTTTAACCTTATATCTTCAACTTGGTGTCTTAGTATCGAAAAAGGAGGATTGTCATTTGACATGAAAGGTTTACATCAATGGTAAGAATTATTGATTGACCCTCTTCCTCCATCTTTGAATTTTAAAGGTTATACCTGTAATTAAGTGTAATTtcctctttacttcaaattggcCACTatgtataatttttttcaaatcttaatttttattttacgtGAATTTTAGAGGGGGTCAGtgtggaaggggggggggggggaggtgagTAGCCCTTGGCTGTTGGCTGATGAGGAGGGAGTCAggcatggggtggggattttggcattttctgttaaaaaaaaatcatccctCCACCTTCTTCCTGGGCGGACAAAGTAGCCAGTCAAAATGGCCTTGTGctgtcaaaatccctaccctaGGGACATCATGTACAATTGAAACCCCTaccctggggacagacctcacgATCAAATTCCCGTGGTTAGCCCGATCCCCCTACCGGGCTTAATAAATATTAATAGGTGCATTAGCTTGATAATTACCCCTTTCTTCATACTCCGTTTCACCAAAGCATAAAGAACGACGATTGTAAAGTATGCCATGATTTCCCACAATTTACCAGCCAAGAGCATCCAGAGAACTTGGTCAGGCCAATTTAAGTCTTCATTGATCCAACACCACCCCGAAGTCACCTTATTGTCATTATTCCCCAACTTTTTTCCGAAGAACGCGCCAGAGACGATAACAGCGGGAATGCCCCATCCACACACATGAAACGGGAGCAATAATCTCTGggccaaaaaaacatttttccgaCAAATGGCAATGTACAAATACAGCGCCAAGAAAACTGTCCAGAAAAACGAGGCTAATACCGAAAACGTTCCGAGGATGCTCTGAACCGAACAAACTTCTTTGGTTTCCTTGCCGTTGATCCAAAAGCTAGCCATCGCTGTGATGGTTGCGACAGACGTCAAAAAGTCAGCCGCTGAAATGTAAACCAAGATTCGTCTTGATGCTGTTCGGATGTCTTTCCACGCGAAAAACGAAATAATAATGGCAAACGTTccgaaaaaagataaaattgtaGTGATTGATGCCAAGTATCCGTTGAGCTTTATATAATTGCCTTCCTTCATGTTAGAGCGCAAATACTATGGCGTTCAAACTCCGATGATAGTAGTATCGCGTTTAAGAAAACCATTGAAGTTCACGCtgacatttgacatttctgaGAAGCGTAATTGTGGAGGCGTAACGTGGGCAAGTAGCTAGGCTCGACTGGGGAGAAATATGACTCATATGAGCGGATATGACTCATCGTACTTTCCTCTCTACTCTCTTCACTCATGTTCACGTCAGCTCCACTCCGAGGATATCACTTGGTCCCACTCATGAATTTTTAACTGAGAGGATTTCTGTTGGGGATGTCTCAGTCAGGCGTGGCTGAAGGTGGACCATTAGTACTATCAAAAGAGACCGGGAACGAGTAAATTAACCATAGCCCccccccaagctgaaaatacgtggtgtatgcgacagtttgtgtatatagagaattgtatgggaaaatcaccgatcgtaaaaaaattgtgtaaataactatctcatttgaaatacagttttcctacctcaaatgtgtgacgaacttgtctcttttgccgagtttagGGCCATTCTGACGAACGAAAagtttgccttaaaattcacctcttcggcttttctcagaggcttgtgaccagGCTGGCGACAACGGAAACTcacaagatggtttcagcctcaactctgattggtccatttgaatttgaccgcgcgctggcaacacgaccgttgttgactgcccagtcacaagtcaacaacggtcgtgttgccagcgcgcggtcaaattcaaatggaccaatcagagttgaggctgaaaccatcttgcgagtttccgttgtcgCCAGCctggtcacaagcctctgagaaaagccgaagaggtgaattttaaggcaaacgtttcgttcgtcacgagtctttcggccgccgaaacacacgtatttggagtgaaatttattgggctttatggaactgttgtttttattgcgattcgggacctttcctgttgaggagaaaacgatttgtggagtgaggtctggccagcgatggatggagtggtcggccttcctattattttagtaacggccttccggataacttcactaaacggcgtcagaatggctctaaactcggcaaaagagacaagttcgtcacacatttgaggtaggaaaactttatttcaagtgagatagttatttacacaatttttttacgatcggtgattttcccatacaattctctatatacacaaactgtcgcatacaccacgtatttccAGTGTTGTtataccctggattccagaggttatttagTGAAACTTAATATgcaggagtacccaacggatCCGCTCCTCAAAATTTCCGCTCCTCAGGCTAAGAATTTGCTGGCTGGTCACTAAATAATGGATGAGAAACTCTAGCTGGGATTTGTGCCGAAACGTTTTTCGTGCTGTGGTCGACCCTTTGAATACCGAA encodes:
- the LOC137996846 gene encoding iodotyrosine deiodinase-like isoform X2, yielding MELSAPFLVAYWPYLASILVGFLLTQIITRFYQPKKLSYTVDVDPLQDSDQTTIPPNDPANFSVVGEREPDHMPYPWFGDRLSEKEMKKKSAEFFEKMDRRRTVRKISEEDIPLEVVENIIKTAGTSPSGAHTEPWTFVVVRDQSLKKEIRAIVEEEEYLNYAKRMGEKWVKDIEFTKTTWAKPYLNSAPYLILVFKQVYGLREDGSKLTHYYNEMSVCISVGLLLAAIQNAGLVTVTSTPMNAGPRLRDLLGRKVNEKLILLLPVGYPADDATVPCIKRKPLSDIMVLK
- the LOC137996846 gene encoding iodotyrosine deiodinase-like isoform X1 produces the protein MELSAPFLVAYWPYLASILVGFLLTQIITRFYQPKKLSYTVDVDPLQDSDQTTIPPNDPANFSVVGEREPDHMPYPWFGDRLSEKEMKKKSAEFFEKMDRRRTVRKISEEDIPLEVVENIIKTAGTSPSGAHTEPWTFVVVRDQSLKKEIRAIVEEEEYLNYAKRMGEKWVKDIEFTKTTWAKPYLNSAPYLILVFKQVYGLREDGSKLTHYYNEMSVCISVGLLLAAIQLMTLLWTEEEICRSLKLSYEKNAGLVTVTSTPMNAGPRLRDLLGRKVNEKLILLLPVGYPADDATVPCIKRKPLSDIMVLK
- the LOC137996844 gene encoding G-protein coupled receptor 157-like, with amino-acid sequence MKEGNYIKLNGYLASITTILSFFGTFAIIISFFAWKDIRTASRRILVYISAADFLTSVATITAMASFWINGKETKEVCSVQSILGTFSVLASFFWTVFLALYLYIAICRKNVFLAQRLLLPFHVCGWGIPAVIVSGAFFGKKLGNNDNKVTSGWCWINEDLNWPDQVLWMLLAGKLWEIMAYFTIVVLYALVKRSMKKGRAGLLTCNDVTQAQKVERKLICIPLIFVLLRMWGTIRFFLLVAKGPEYQSSDLLLILQGIGDNAPGFANFLLFFLFTEKCLWNFRLWITCSSTCFSRNNHCPSSSTVFRDASQEPLVQHNKINNKNNPSLQDSKNYLAI